A region of Arabidopsis thaliana chromosome 5, partial sequence DNA encodes the following proteins:
- a CDS encoding hypothetical protein (DUF167) (Protein of unknown function (DUF167); FUNCTIONS IN: molecular_function unknown; INVOLVED IN: biological_process unknown; LOCATED IN: cellular_component unknown; EXPRESSED IN: 22 plant structures; EXPRESSED DURING: 13 growth stages; CONTAINS InterPro DOMAIN/s: Protein of unknown function DUF167 (InterPro:IPR003746); BEST Arabidopsis thaliana protein match is: Protein of unknown function (DUF167) (TAIR:AT1G49170.1); Has 732 Blast hits to 732 proteins in 300 species: Archae - 13; Bacteria - 428; Metazoa - 192; Fungi - 6; Plants - 66; Viruses - 0; Other Eukaryotes - 27 (source: NCBI BLink).), which translates to MDPTLISSYTTANTVVLMSLSLLQKMPKRKTDRSNVLDKKTHLARLNVSEGGKVLLKRGEGKMERQFRMNCIGCELFVCYRAEENLETASFIYIVDGALSAVAAETNPQDAPVPPCISQLDGGLVQVAIEVEDRAQRSAITRVNADDVRVTVAAPAARGEANNELLEFMGRVLGLRLSQMTLQRGWNSKSKLLVVEDLSARQVYEKLLEAVVP; encoded by the exons ATGGACCCGACTCTGATCTCTTCGTATACTACTGCAAACACTGTGGTTCTCATGTCCTTATCACTG TTGCAGAAGATGCCAAAAAGGAAGACCGACAGGTCGAATGTACTTGACAAGAAGACGCACCTTGCTAGGTTGAATGTCAGCGAGGGAGGAAAAGTTTTATTGAAACG TGGCGAAGGAAAAATGGAGAGACAGTTTAGAATGAACTGTATCGGTTGTgagctttttgtttgttatcgTGCTGAAGAGAATCTGGAAACAGCGTCTTTCATTTACATTGTTGATGGAGCACTTAGTGCTGTTGCTGCAGAAACCAACCCACAG GATGCACCAGTACCTCCCTGCATTTCACAACTCGACGGTGGACTTGTTCAGGTTGCAATAGAAGTGGAAGACCGTGCACAACGTTCAGCAATCACAA GGGTAAATGCTGATGATGTTCGTGTGACTGTTGCTGCACCAGCAGCCCGTGGGGAAGCTAACAACGAGCTTCTGGAATTCATGGGAAGG GTTCTTGGTTTAAGGTTGAGCCAGATGACTCTCCAAAGAGGTTGGAATAGCAAATCAAAACTCCTCGTG GTCGAGGATTTATCAGCTAGACAAGTGTATGAGAAGCTTCTCGAGGCCGTTGTACCGTAA
- the CYP94B1 gene encoding cytochrome P450, family 94, subfamily B, polypeptide 1 — translation MKESFINYVVFCTEVIWSEPQLLFCFYSPIYIIVPLQIKNTNQNNIINLPKQETQESKMEMLNAIILILFPIIGFVLIFSFPTKTLKAKTASPSNPTSYQLIGSILSFNKNRHRLLQWYTDLLRLSPSQTITVDLLFGRRTIITANPENVEHILKTNFYNFPKGKPFTDLLGDLLGGGIFNSDGELWSSQRKLASHEFTMRSLREFTFEILREEVQNRLIPVLSSAVDCGETVDFQEVLKRFAFDVVCKVSLGWDPDCLDLTRPVPELVKAFDVAAEISARRATEPVYAVWKVKRFLNVGSEKRLREAIKTVHLSVSEIIRAKKKSLDIGGDVSDKQDLLSRFLAAGHGEEAVRDSVISFIMAGRDTTSAAMTWLFWLLSQNDDVETKILDELRNKGSLGLGFEDLREMSYTKACLCEAMRLYPPVAWDSKHAANDDILPDGTPLKKGDKVTYFPYGMGRMEKVWGKDWDEFKPNRWFEEEPSYGTKPVLKSVSSFKFPVFQAGPRVCIGKEMAFTQMKYVVGSVLSRFKIIPVCNNRPVFVPLLTAHMAGGLKVKIKRREQCDSMYI, via the coding sequence atgaaagaaagcTTTATTAATTATGTCGTGTTCTGTACCGAAGTGATATGGTCGGAGCCACAACttttattctgtttttattctcctatatatataatagttcCTCTACAGatcaagaacacaaatcaaaacaacataattaaCTTACCCAAACAAGAAACCCAAGAATCCAAAATGGAAATGCTCAACGCAATAATTCTCATCCTATTTCCAATCATAGGGTTTGTATTAATCTTCTCATTCccaacaaaaaccctaaaagccAAAACCGCATCACCCTCTAATCCGACATCGTACCAACTCATCGGCTCTATTCTCTCCTTCAACAAAAACCGCCACCGTCTTCTCCAATGGTACACAGATCTCCTCCGTCTCTCTCCGTCTCAAACCATCACCGTCGATCTCCTCTTCGGTCGTCGGACTATCATCACTGCAAACCCTGAAAACGTTGAGCAcattctcaaaacaaatttttataactTCCCTAAAGGCAAACCTTTCACCGACCTCCTAGGAGATCTACTCGGCGGCGGAATCTTTAATTCTGACGGCGAGTTATGGAGCTCACAGCGTAAACTCGCGAGCCACGAGTTTACAATGCGTTCTCTTAGGGAATTCACTTTCGAAATCCTCCGTGAAGAAGTCCAAAACCGCCTCATTCCGGTGCTTTCCTCCGCCGTGGACTGTGGAGAGACGGTTGATTTTCAGGAGGTTTTGAAGCGCTTTGCTTTCGATGTTGTATGCAAAGTGTCGTTGGGTTGGGATCCGGATTGTTTGGATTTGACCCGACCCGTTCCAGAACTTGTTAAGGCTTTTGATGTAGCGGCGGAGATCAGCGCTCGCCGCGCCACGGAGCCGGTTTACGCCGTGTGGAAAGTAAAGCGTTTCTTGAACGTAGGGAGCGAGAAGAGGTTGAGAGAAGCCATCAAGACCGTACACTTGTCTGTGTCTGAGATCATCCGggccaaaaagaaaagcctCGATATCGGTGGTGACGTGTCGGACAAGCAGGACCTGCTGTCGAGGTTTCTCGCCGCTGGCCACGGGGAAGAAGCCGTGAGGGATAGTGTAATCAGCTTTATTATGGCGGGAAGGGATACAACGTCGGCAGCGATGACGTGGCTGTTTTGGTTGTTGAGTCAAAATGATGACGTGGAGACGAAGATACTCGACGAATTGAGAAACAAAGGGTctttagggttagggtttgagGATTTGAGAGAGATGAGTTACACAAAAGCTTGTCTGTGTGAAGCAATGAGGCTTTACCCACCAGTGGCTTGGGACTCAAAGCATGCAGCAAACGACGACATTTTGCCAGATGGAACACCTCTCAAAAAGGGAGACAAAGTCACTTATTTCCCTTACGGTATGGGAAGGATGGAGAAGGTGTGGGGTAAAGATTGGGACGAGTTTAAACCAAACCGGTGGTTTGAGGAAGAACCGAGTTACGGTACAAAACCGGTTTTGAAAAGTGTGAGTTCGTTCAAGTTTCCGGTTTTCCAAGCCGGACCAAGGGTTTGCATAGGTAAAGAAATGGCTTTTACACAAATGAAATACGTGGTTGGTTCAGTTTTGAGTCGGTTTAAGATTATACCGGTTTGCAATAACCGGCCGGTCTTTGTTCCTCTTCTAACCGCTCACATGGCTGGTGGGCTAAAGGTGAAGATCAAGAGGAGAGAGCAATGTGATTCGatgtatatttaa
- the CYP94B1 gene encoding cytochrome P450, family 94, subfamily B, polypeptide 1 (''cytochrome P450, family 94, subfamily B, polypeptide 1'' (CYP94B1); FUNCTIONS IN: electron carrier activity, monooxygenase activity, iron ion binding, oxygen binding, heme binding; INVOLVED IN: oxidation reduction; LOCATED IN: endomembrane system; EXPRESSED IN: 10 plant structures; EXPRESSED DURING: 4 anthesis, petal differentiation and expansion stage; CONTAINS InterPro DOMAIN/s: Cytochrome P450 (InterPro:IPR001128), Cytochrome P450, E-class, group I (InterPro:IPR002401); BEST Arabidopsis thaliana protein match is: cytochrome P450, family 94, subfamily B, polypeptide 3 (TAIR:AT3G48520.1); Has 25811 Blast hits to 25731 proteins in 1391 species: Archae - 44; Bacteria - 2296; Metazoa - 9758; Fungi - 5338; Plants - 7375; Viruses - 3; Other Eukaryotes - 997 (source: NCBI BLink).) yields MEMLNAIILILFPIIGFVLIFSFPTKTLKAKTASPSNPTSYQLIGSILSFNKNRHRLLQWYTDLLRLSPSQTITVDLLFGRRTIITANPENVEHILKTNFYNFPKGKPFTDLLGDLLGGGIFNSDGELWSSQRKLASHEFTMRSLREFTFEILREEVQNRLIPVLSSAVDCGETVDFQEVLKRFAFDVVCKVSLGWDPDCLDLTRPVPELVKAFDVAAEISARRATEPVYAVWKVKRFLNVGSEKRLREAIKTVHLSVSEIIRAKKKSLDIGGDVSDKQDLLSRFLAAGHGEEAVRDSVISFIMAGRDTTSAAMTWLFWLLSQNDDVETKILDELRNKGSLGLGFEDLREMSYTKACLCEAMRLYPPVAWDSKHAANDDILPDGTPLKKGDKVTYFPYGMGRMEKVWGKDWDEFKPNRWFEEEPSYGTKPVLKSVSSFKFPVFQAGPRVCIGKEMAFTQMKYVVGSVLSRFKIIPVCNNRPVFVPLLTAHMAGGLKVKIKRREQCDSMYI; encoded by the coding sequence ATGGAAATGCTCAACGCAATAATTCTCATCCTATTTCCAATCATAGGGTTTGTATTAATCTTCTCATTCccaacaaaaaccctaaaagccAAAACCGCATCACCCTCTAATCCGACATCGTACCAACTCATCGGCTCTATTCTCTCCTTCAACAAAAACCGCCACCGTCTTCTCCAATGGTACACAGATCTCCTCCGTCTCTCTCCGTCTCAAACCATCACCGTCGATCTCCTCTTCGGTCGTCGGACTATCATCACTGCAAACCCTGAAAACGTTGAGCAcattctcaaaacaaatttttataactTCCCTAAAGGCAAACCTTTCACCGACCTCCTAGGAGATCTACTCGGCGGCGGAATCTTTAATTCTGACGGCGAGTTATGGAGCTCACAGCGTAAACTCGCGAGCCACGAGTTTACAATGCGTTCTCTTAGGGAATTCACTTTCGAAATCCTCCGTGAAGAAGTCCAAAACCGCCTCATTCCGGTGCTTTCCTCCGCCGTGGACTGTGGAGAGACGGTTGATTTTCAGGAGGTTTTGAAGCGCTTTGCTTTCGATGTTGTATGCAAAGTGTCGTTGGGTTGGGATCCGGATTGTTTGGATTTGACCCGACCCGTTCCAGAACTTGTTAAGGCTTTTGATGTAGCGGCGGAGATCAGCGCTCGCCGCGCCACGGAGCCGGTTTACGCCGTGTGGAAAGTAAAGCGTTTCTTGAACGTAGGGAGCGAGAAGAGGTTGAGAGAAGCCATCAAGACCGTACACTTGTCTGTGTCTGAGATCATCCGggccaaaaagaaaagcctCGATATCGGTGGTGACGTGTCGGACAAGCAGGACCTGCTGTCGAGGTTTCTCGCCGCTGGCCACGGGGAAGAAGCCGTGAGGGATAGTGTAATCAGCTTTATTATGGCGGGAAGGGATACAACGTCGGCAGCGATGACGTGGCTGTTTTGGTTGTTGAGTCAAAATGATGACGTGGAGACGAAGATACTCGACGAATTGAGAAACAAAGGGTctttagggttagggtttgagGATTTGAGAGAGATGAGTTACACAAAAGCTTGTCTGTGTGAAGCAATGAGGCTTTACCCACCAGTGGCTTGGGACTCAAAGCATGCAGCAAACGACGACATTTTGCCAGATGGAACACCTCTCAAAAAGGGAGACAAAGTCACTTATTTCCCTTACGGTATGGGAAGGATGGAGAAGGTGTGGGGTAAAGATTGGGACGAGTTTAAACCAAACCGGTGGTTTGAGGAAGAACCGAGTTACGGTACAAAACCGGTTTTGAAAAGTGTGAGTTCGTTCAAGTTTCCGGTTTTCCAAGCCGGACCAAGGGTTTGCATAGGTAAAGAAATGGCTTTTACACAAATGAAATACGTGGTTGGTTCAGTTTTGAGTCGGTTTAAGATTATACCGGTTTGCAATAACCGGCCGGTCTTTGTTCCTCTTCTAACCGCTCACATGGCTGGTGGGCTAAAGGTGAAGATCAAGAGGAGAGAGCAATGTGATTCGatgtatatttaa
- a CDS encoding SAP domain-containing protein (SAP domain-containing protein; FUNCTIONS IN: DNA binding, nucleic acid binding; INVOLVED IN: biological_process unknown; LOCATED IN: nucleus, chloroplast; EXPRESSED IN: male gametophyte, pollen tube; EXPRESSED DURING: L mature pollen stage; CONTAINS InterPro DOMAIN/s: DNA-binding SAP (InterPro:IPR003034), Ubiquitin ligase, Det1/DDB1-complexing (InterPro:IPR018276).) has protein sequence MEASSSQPSDSSDQTASKFLSDLPSRGFLSSTVVSSNPGSLRVYICEHDTSPPEGSSSRTGERDFQSLTVEKLRAMLKEKGLPTKGRKDELIARLKSAN, from the exons ATGGAGGCTTCATCATCTCAACCATCCGATTCTTCTGATCAAACTGCTTCCAAGTTCCTTTCTGACCTCCCGTCTCGAGGTTTCTTGTCTTCTACCGTCGTCTCTTCCAATCCG GGAAGCTTGCGGGTCTACATTTGTGAGCATGACACATCTCCCCCAG AAGGATCAAGCAGTCGCACAGGCGAAAGAGACTTTCAGTCTTTGACCGTTGAGAAGCTCCGCGCCATGCTCAAGGAGAAGGGCCTTccaacaaaaggaagaaag GATGAGCTCATTGCGCGTCTGAAGAGTGCCAACTGA
- a CDS encoding SAP domain-containing protein (SAP domain-containing protein; FUNCTIONS IN: DNA binding, nucleic acid binding; INVOLVED IN: biological_process unknown; LOCATED IN: nucleus, chloroplast; EXPRESSED IN: male gametophyte, pollen tube; EXPRESSED DURING: L mature pollen stage; CONTAINS InterPro DOMAIN/s: DNA-binding SAP (InterPro:IPR003034), Ubiquitin ligase, Det1/DDB1-complexing (InterPro:IPR018276); Has 35333 Blast hits to 34131 proteins in 2444 species: Archae - 798; Bacteria - 22429; Metazoa - 974; Fungi - 991; Plants - 531; Viruses - 0; Other Eukaryotes - 9610 (source: NCBI BLink).), which translates to MEASSSQPSDSSDQTASKFLSDLPSRGFLSSTVVSSNPGSLRVYICEHDTSPPEGQLIKTNQQNILIRSLLLKKQKGESSSKDSKGTAEDGPKKRAANRALDDRSSAKRAANASRQEGSSSRTGERDFQSLTVEKLRAMLKEKGLPTKGRKDELIARLKSAN; encoded by the exons ATGGAGGCTTCATCATCTCAACCATCCGATTCTTCTGATCAAACTGCTTCCAAGTTCCTTTCTGACCTCCCGTCTCGAGGTTTCTTGTCTTCTACCGTCGTCTCTTCCAATCCG GGAAGCTTGCGGGTCTACATTTGTGAGCATGACACATCTCCCCCAG AAGGACAGCTTATCAAAACAAACCAGCAAAATATACTAATCAGATCTCTCTTgttaaagaagcaaaaaggCGAATCTAGTTCTAAAGACTCAAAAGGAACTGCTGAAGATGGTCCTAAAAAGAG GGCTGCAAATAGAGCTCTGGACGACAGAAGCTCAGCTAAAAGAGCTGCTAATGCATCTAGACAAG AAGGATCAAGCAGTCGCACAGGCGAAAGAGACTTTCAGTCTTTGACCGTTGAGAAGCTCCGCGCCATGCTCAAGGAGAAGGGCCTTccaacaaaaggaagaaag GATGAGCTCATTGCGCGTCTGAAGAGTGCCAACTGA
- a CDS encoding SAP domain-containing protein (SAP domain-containing protein; FUNCTIONS IN: DNA binding, nucleic acid binding; INVOLVED IN: biological_process unknown; LOCATED IN: nucleus, chloroplast; EXPRESSED IN: male gametophyte, pollen tube; EXPRESSED DURING: L mature pollen stage; CONTAINS InterPro DOMAIN/s: DNA-binding SAP (InterPro:IPR003034), Ubiquitin ligase, Det1/DDB1-complexing (InterPro:IPR018276).), which yields MEASSSQPSDSSDQTASKFLSDLPSRGFLSSTVVSSNPGSLRVYICEHDTSPPVIGSLRIISFRIKGQLIKTNQQNILIRSLLLKKQKGESSSKDSKGTAEDGPKKRAANRALDDRSSAKRAANASRQEGSSSRTGERDFQSLTVEKLRAMLKEKGLPTKGRKDELIARLKSAN from the exons ATGGAGGCTTCATCATCTCAACCATCCGATTCTTCTGATCAAACTGCTTCCAAGTTCCTTTCTGACCTCCCGTCTCGAGGTTTCTTGTCTTCTACCGTCGTCTCTTCCAATCCG GGAAGCTTGCGGGTCTACATTTGTGAGCATGACACATCTCCCCCAG TAATTGGGAGTCTCAGGATTATCAGTTTCAGAATAA AAGGACAGCTTATCAAAACAAACCAGCAAAATATACTAATCAGATCTCTCTTgttaaagaagcaaaaaggCGAATCTAGTTCTAAAGACTCAAAAGGAACTGCTGAAGATGGTCCTAAAAAGAG GGCTGCAAATAGAGCTCTGGACGACAGAAGCTCAGCTAAAAGAGCTGCTAATGCATCTAGACAAG AAGGATCAAGCAGTCGCACAGGCGAAAGAGACTTTCAGTCTTTGACCGTTGAGAAGCTCCGCGCCATGCTCAAGGAGAAGGGCCTTccaacaaaaggaagaaag GATGAGCTCATTGCGCGTCTGAAGAGTGCCAACTGA
- a CDS encoding SAP domain-containing protein (SAP domain-containing protein; FUNCTIONS IN: DNA binding, nucleic acid binding; INVOLVED IN: biological_process unknown; LOCATED IN: nucleus, chloroplast; EXPRESSED IN: male gametophyte, pollen tube; EXPRESSED DURING: L mature pollen stage; CONTAINS InterPro DOMAIN/s: DNA-binding SAP (InterPro:IPR003034), Ubiquitin ligase, Det1/DDB1-complexing (InterPro:IPR018276); Has 35333 Blast hits to 34131 proteins in 2444 species: Archae - 798; Bacteria - 22429; Metazoa - 974; Fungi - 991; Plants - 531; Viruses - 0; Other Eukaryotes - 9610 (source: NCBI BLink).), translated as MEASSSQPSDSSDQTASKFLSDLPSRGFLSSTVVSSNPGSLRVYICEHDTSPPEGQLIKTNQQNILIRSLLLKKQKGESSSKDSKGTAEDGPKKRAANRALDDRSSAKRAANASRQGSSSRTGERDFQSLTVEKLRAMLKEKGLPTKGRKDELIARLKSAN; from the exons ATGGAGGCTTCATCATCTCAACCATCCGATTCTTCTGATCAAACTGCTTCCAAGTTCCTTTCTGACCTCCCGTCTCGAGGTTTCTTGTCTTCTACCGTCGTCTCTTCCAATCCG GGAAGCTTGCGGGTCTACATTTGTGAGCATGACACATCTCCCCCAG AAGGACAGCTTATCAAAACAAACCAGCAAAATATACTAATCAGATCTCTCTTgttaaagaagcaaaaaggCGAATCTAGTTCTAAAGACTCAAAAGGAACTGCTGAAGATGGTCCTAAAAAGAG GGCTGCAAATAGAGCTCTGGACGACAGAAGCTCAGCTAAAAGAGCTGCTAATGCATCTAGACAAG GATCAAGCAGTCGCACAGGCGAAAGAGACTTTCAGTCTTTGACCGTTGAGAAGCTCCGCGCCATGCTCAAGGAGAAGGGCCTTccaacaaaaggaagaaag GATGAGCTCATTGCGCGTCTGAAGAGTGCCAACTGA
- the NF-YC4 gene encoding nuclear factor Y, subunit C4 (''nuclear factor Y, subunit C4'' (NF-YC4); CONTAINS InterPro DOMAIN/s: Transcription factor CBF/NF-Y/archaeal histone (InterPro:IPR003958), Histone-fold (InterPro:IPR009072); BEST Arabidopsis thaliana protein match is: nuclear factor Y, subunit C1 (TAIR:AT3G48590.1); Has 1376 Blast hits to 1376 proteins in 227 species: Archae - 0; Bacteria - 0; Metazoa - 467; Fungi - 353; Plants - 441; Viruses - 0; Other Eukaryotes - 115 (source: NCBI BLink).), which yields MDNNNNNNNQQPPPTSVYPPGSAVTTVIPPPPSGSASIVTGGGATYHHLLQQQQQQLQMFWTYQRQEIEQVNDFKNHQLPLARIKKIMKADEDVRMISAEAPILFAKACELFILELTIRSWLHAEENKRRTLQKNDIAAAITRTDIFDFLVDIVPREEIKEEEDAASALGGGGMVAPAASGVPYYYPPMGQPAVPGGMMIGRPAMDPSGVYAQPPSQAWQSVWQNSAGGGDDVSYGSGGSSGHGNLDSQG from the exons ATggacaataacaacaacaacaacaaccagcaACCACCACCAACCTCCGTCTATCCACCTGGCTCCGCCGTCACAACCGTAATCCCTCCTCCACCATCTGGATCTGCATCAATAGTCACCGGAGGAGGAGCGACataccaccacctcctccagcaacaacagcaacagctTCAAATGTTCTGGACATACCAGAGACAAGAGATCGAACAGGTAAACGATTTCAAAAACCATCAGCTCCCTCTAGCTCGtatcaaaaaaatcatgaaagcTGATGAAGATGTGCGTATGATCTCCGCCGAAGCACCGATTCTCTTCGCGAAAGCTTGTGAGCTTTTCATTCTCGAACTTACGATTAGATCTTGGCTTCACGCTGAAGAGAACAAACGTCGTACGCTTCAGAAAAACGATATCGCTGCTGCGATTACTAGAACCGATATCTTCGATTTCCTTGTTGATATTGTTCCTAGGGAAGAGAtcaaggaagaggaagatgcaGCATCGGCTCTTGGTGGAGGAGGTATGGTTGCTCCCGCCGCGAGCGGTGTTCCTTATTATTATCCACCGATGGGACAACCGGCGGTTCCTGGAGGGATGATGATTGGAAGACCGGCGATGGATCCTAGCGGTGTTTATGCTCAGCCTCCTTCTCAGGCATGGCAAAGCGTTTGGCAGAATTCAgctggtggtggtgatgatgtgTCTTATGGAAGTGGAGGAAGTAGCGGCCATGGTAATCTCGATAGCCAAGG TTGA
- the NF-YC4 gene encoding nuclear factor Y, subunit C4 (''nuclear factor Y, subunit C4'' (NF-YC4); CONTAINS InterPro DOMAIN/s: Transcription factor CBF/NF-Y/archaeal histone (InterPro:IPR003958), Histone-fold (InterPro:IPR009072); BEST Arabidopsis thaliana protein match is: nuclear factor Y, subunit C1 (TAIR:AT3G48590.1); Has 1376 Blast hits to 1376 proteins in 227 species: Archae - 0; Bacteria - 0; Metazoa - 467; Fungi - 353; Plants - 441; Viruses - 0; Other Eukaryotes - 115 (source: NCBI BLink).) produces MDNNNNNNNQQPPPTSVYPPGSAVTTVIPPPPSGSASIVTGGGATYHHLLQQQQQQLQMFWTYQRQEIEQVNDFKNHQLPLARIKKIMKADEDVRMISAEAPILFAKACELFILELTIRSWLHAEENKRRTLQKNDIAAAITRTDIFDFLVDIVPREEIKEEEDAASALGGGGMVAPAASGVPYYYPPMGQPAVPGGMMIGRPAMDPSGVYAQPPSQAWQSVWQNSAGGGDDVSYGSGGSSGHGNLDSQG; encoded by the coding sequence ATggacaataacaacaacaacaacaaccagcaACCACCACCAACCTCCGTCTATCCACCTGGCTCCGCCGTCACAACCGTAATCCCTCCTCCACCATCTGGATCTGCATCAATAGTCACCGGAGGAGGAGCGACataccaccacctcctccagcaacaacagcaacagctTCAAATGTTCTGGACATACCAGAGACAAGAGATCGAACAGGTAAACGATTTCAAAAACCATCAGCTCCCTCTAGCTCGtatcaaaaaaatcatgaaagcTGATGAAGATGTGCGTATGATCTCCGCCGAAGCACCGATTCTCTTCGCGAAAGCTTGTGAGCTTTTCATTCTCGAACTTACGATTAGATCTTGGCTTCACGCTGAAGAGAACAAACGTCGTACGCTTCAGAAAAACGATATCGCTGCTGCGATTACTAGAACCGATATCTTCGATTTCCTTGTTGATATTGTTCCTAGGGAAGAGAtcaaggaagaggaagatgcaGCATCGGCTCTTGGTGGAGGAGGTATGGTTGCTCCCGCCGCGAGCGGTGTTCCTTATTATTATCCACCGATGGGACAACCGGCGGTTCCTGGAGGGATGATGATTGGAAGACCGGCGATGGATCCTAGCGGTGTTTATGCTCAGCCTCCTTCTCAGGCATGGCAAAGCGTTTGGCAGAATTCAgctggtggtggtgatgatgtgTCTTATGGAAGTGGAGGAAGTAGCGGCCATGGTAATCTCGATAGCCAAGGGTAA